Proteins found in one Miscanthus floridulus cultivar M001 chromosome 4, ASM1932011v1, whole genome shotgun sequence genomic segment:
- the LOC136552741 gene encoding protein TIFY 10b-like: MAASARPGERATSFAVACGLLSRFVRQNGAAAAELGLGIKGEVEQQRTPATINLLPGAEGEEAERRKETMELFPQSAGFGVKDAAAPREQENKEKPKQLTIFYGGKVLVFDDFPADKAKNLMQLASKGSPVVQNVVLPQPAAPAAVTDKAVPAPVISLSAAQADAKKPARTNASDMPIMRKASLHRFLEKRKDRLNAKTPYQISPSDAAPVKKEPESQAWLGLGPNAVKPNLSLS; the protein is encoded by the exons ATGGCGGCGTCCGCGAGACCAGGGGAGAGGGCGACCAGCTTCGCCGTCGCGTGCGGCCTCCTCAGCCGCTTCGTCCGCCAGAACGGCGCCGCGGCCGCCGAGCTAGGCCTCGGGATCAAAG gCGAGGTCGAGCAGCAGAGGACGCCAGCGACAATTAACTTGCTCCCCGGAGCGGAGGGCGAGGAGgccgagaggaggaaggagaccaTGGAGCTGTTCCCGCAGAGCGCTGGGTTCGGCGTCAAGGATGCTGCTGCCCCTAG GGAGCAAGAAAATAAAGAGAAGCCTAAGCAGCTCACCATCTTCTATGGCGGGAAGGTGCTGGTGTTTGACGATTTCCCTGCCGACAAAGCAAAGAACCTGATGCAGCTTGCCAGCAAGGGCAGCCCTGTGGTACAAAACGTTGTTTTGCCTCAACCTGCTGCACCTGCTGCTGTCACCGACAAGGCTGTGCCGGCCCCGGTCATCAGCTTGTCTGCTGCTCAGGCTGATGCTAAGAAGCCTGCTCGCACAAATGCTTCTG ATATGCCTATTATGAGGAAGGCCTCCCTTCACCGCTTCCTTGAGAAGAGAAAGGATCG TCTCAATGCAAAGACACCGTATCAAATTTCTCCTTCAGATGCAGCACCAGTCAAGAAGGAGCCCGAGAGCCAGGCATGGCTTGGATTAGGACCGAATGCCGTGAAGCCCaacctgagcctgagctag